Proteins from a single region of Mycetohabitans endofungorum:
- a CDS encoding GntP family permease: MSFLIVIAALAFLMFAAYRGYSVILFAPVAALGAVLLTDPTAVAPVFSGIFMEKLVGFIKLYFPVFLLGAVFGKVIELSGFSESIVAAAIRYIGRSRANAVIVAVCALLTYGGVSLFVVVFAVYPFAAELYRQSNIPKRLMPGAIALGAFSFTMDALPGTPQLPNIIPTTFFKTTAWAAPALSMIGAAFILVVGLAYLEWRRRTALKRGEGYGTSLVNEPEHVESASLPHPALALAPLVLVGVANFALTELLPQWYGAEYTVAPSVLPGVHPPLSIATKGVIAIWAVEGALLLGIVLVLLSAFTRIRERFASGTKAAVAGALLASLNTASEYGFGGVIAALPGFLVVSDALRSIPNPLVNAAISVSSLAGITGSASGGMSIALAAMSNMFVEAAQAAQIPLDVLHRIVSMASGGMDTLPHNGAVITLLAVTGLTHRESYRDIFAVTVIKTLAVFFVIAVFYVTGLI; this comes from the coding sequence ATGTCGTTCTTGATCGTAATTGCCGCATTGGCGTTTCTGATGTTTGCCGCCTACCGCGGCTACAGCGTGATCTTATTCGCCCCCGTGGCCGCTTTGGGCGCGGTACTGCTCACCGACCCGACCGCCGTCGCCCCGGTATTCTCCGGTATCTTCATGGAGAAACTGGTCGGCTTCATCAAACTCTACTTCCCCGTATTCCTGCTCGGCGCCGTGTTCGGCAAAGTCATCGAGCTATCCGGATTCTCCGAGTCGATCGTAGCCGCGGCCATCCGGTACATCGGCCGCTCACGCGCCAACGCCGTCATCGTCGCCGTCTGCGCGCTACTCACCTACGGCGGCGTGTCGCTGTTTGTGGTGGTGTTCGCCGTGTATCCATTCGCCGCCGAACTGTACCGGCAAAGCAACATTCCGAAGCGGCTGATGCCCGGCGCGATCGCGCTAGGCGCGTTTTCGTTCACGATGGATGCATTGCCCGGCACGCCTCAGCTCCCGAACATCATCCCGACCACCTTCTTCAAAACCACCGCCTGGGCTGCGCCGGCGCTGAGTATGATTGGCGCAGCATTCATCCTTGTCGTGGGGCTGGCGTATCTCGAATGGCGCCGACGCACTGCCCTCAAGCGCGGCGAGGGCTACGGCACGTCACTGGTCAACGAACCGGAGCACGTCGAGTCGGCAAGCCTGCCACATCCCGCGCTGGCCCTCGCGCCGCTAGTGCTGGTGGGGGTGGCCAACTTCGCGCTGACCGAACTGCTCCCACAATGGTATGGCGCCGAATATACAGTGGCGCCCAGCGTGCTGCCCGGCGTGCACCCGCCGCTGAGTATCGCCACCAAGGGGGTGATTGCGATTTGGGCAGTGGAGGGCGCGCTGCTGCTGGGTATCGTGCTGGTGTTGCTCAGCGCGTTCACCCGCATTCGTGAGCGTTTTGCCAGCGGCACCAAGGCCGCGGTGGCCGGCGCGCTGCTCGCTTCGCTCAATACCGCATCGGAGTACGGCTTCGGTGGCGTGATCGCGGCACTGCCCGGCTTCTTGGTGGTCAGCGACGCACTGCGCAGCATTCCCAATCCGCTGGTCAACGCCGCGATCTCGGTGTCCTCGCTCGCCGGCATTACTGGCTCGGCGTCCGGCGGCATGAGCATCGCGCTGGCGGCGATGTCCAACATGTTCGTGGAGGCCGCACAGGCTGCCCAGATTCCGCTGGACGTGCTGCACCGAATCGTGTCCATGGCCAGCGGCGGCATGGACACGCTGCCGCACAACGGCGCGGTAATCACGCTGCTGGCCGTCACCGGTCTAACTCACCGCGAATCCTACCGCGACATCTTCGCGGTCACTGTCATCAAGACGCTCGCCGTGTTCTTCGTGATCGCCGTATTCTACGTCACCGGACTGATCTAG
- a CDS encoding porin has translation MKKTLLAAAVCGTFAVSAHAQSSVTLYGTLDAGLVYTNNQLGHSNWQQASGSVSNTYFGLRGDEDLGAGLHALFKLENGFNLNNGRYSESGSIFNRQAYVGLRSDQYGALTLGRQYDSVVDYLAPLSAAGYGYSNNLAGHPFDNDNLDHAFSIKNAVKYTSPNYDGVQFGGLYGFSNAAGQFSNNRAWSVGASYANGPLNVAAAYLQLNNSGSTNTGAVALGNGDANVAAVLQRTYGVGASYAYGPANVGFVWTHTRFDNMQGVNLGGQTLGGLGGTNLGMDNYEINGRYALTPALSLAAAYTYTDGRVSSADGNGDPKWHTVSLQADYGLSKRTDVYVEGVYQHASGQLGKLGANFAAINTLSPSTTGNQVAAGIGLRHRF, from the coding sequence ATGAAAAAGACTCTATTGGCTGCCGCGGTGTGCGGCACGTTTGCTGTCTCGGCTCACGCGCAAAGCAGCGTGACACTTTACGGCACGCTTGATGCAGGTCTGGTCTATACCAACAATCAACTGGGCCACAGCAATTGGCAGCAAGCAAGCGGCTCGGTATCGAATACCTATTTCGGACTGCGTGGCGATGAGGACCTGGGCGCCGGCCTGCATGCCCTCTTCAAGTTGGAGAACGGCTTTAACTTGAATAATGGACGATATAGCGAAAGTGGTTCGATCTTCAATCGGCAAGCTTATGTCGGGCTACGTAGCGATCAGTATGGCGCGTTGACCCTGGGACGCCAATACGATTCGGTGGTTGATTACTTGGCACCGCTGTCCGCGGCGGGCTATGGGTATAGTAACAACCTCGCTGGCCACCCGTTCGACAACGACAATCTCGACCACGCGTTCTCGATCAAGAACGCGGTTAAGTACACGAGCCCAAACTATGACGGCGTGCAGTTCGGCGGCTTGTATGGATTCAGCAACGCGGCCGGCCAGTTCTCGAACAACCGCGCATGGAGCGTCGGCGCGTCTTATGCGAACGGTCCGCTCAACGTGGCCGCCGCGTATCTGCAATTGAACAATTCGGGCAGCACAAATACCGGTGCGGTGGCTCTGGGCAATGGCGATGCAAACGTAGCTGCTGTGCTTCAACGTACGTATGGCGTCGGTGCAAGCTATGCGTACGGCCCGGCGAATGTCGGTTTCGTATGGACGCATACGCGCTTTGACAATATGCAAGGTGTAAATCTCGGCGGTCAAACCCTTGGCGGCCTCGGCGGCACGAATCTCGGGATGGACAACTATGAGATCAACGGCCGCTATGCGCTGACGCCGGCGCTGAGCCTTGCAGCGGCTTATACGTACACCGACGGGCGCGTCAGTAGCGCGGACGGCAACGGCGATCCGAAGTGGCATACCGTCTCGCTGCAGGCGGATTACGGCCTGTCTAAGCGCACCGATGTCTACGTCGAAGGCGTGTACCAGCATGCGTCCGGCCAGTTGGGTAAGCTCGGCGCGAACTTCGCCGCGATCAACACGCTGTCGCCGTCGACTACCGGCAACCAGGTTGCCGCGGGAATCGGCTTGCGCCATCGGTTCTAA
- a CDS encoding GNAT family N-acetyltransferase — MRVELFALQPLCAQHRLDEFDCGESALNEWLKRRALINHLSGASRTFVAANADHRVFGYYALAAGAVSHQQATGAVRRNMPDPVPVMVLARLAVDLRAQGIKFGAALLQDAVCRVQAVSENVGVQALLVHALHERARQFYERYGFQSSPVHPMTLMLRLPQDSHP; from the coding sequence GTGAGGGTGGAACTTTTTGCCCTACAGCCCCTATGCGCTCAGCATCGGCTTGACGAGTTCGACTGTGGCGAGTCAGCTTTGAATGAATGGCTTAAGCGTCGAGCGTTAATCAACCACCTGAGCGGAGCCAGCCGTACATTTGTCGCGGCTAATGCTGACCATCGCGTCTTCGGTTACTATGCGTTGGCAGCAGGGGCGGTTTCACATCAGCAAGCCACTGGCGCGGTTCGTCGCAATATGCCGGACCCGGTTCCGGTAATGGTACTGGCTCGGCTTGCAGTCGACCTACGAGCCCAGGGCATTAAATTTGGCGCAGCCTTGCTGCAAGACGCGGTATGCCGGGTGCAAGCTGTATCGGAAAATGTCGGCGTTCAAGCTTTGCTTGTCCATGCGCTGCATGAGCGTGCGCGTCAGTTTTACGAGCGCTACGGATTCCAATCCTCGCCAGTGCATCCTATGACGTTAATGCTGCGCTTACCGCAAGACAGCCACCCGTAA
- a CDS encoding DUF1778 domain-containing protein has product MRDAAINLRALPEQRDLIDHAASLLGKNRSDFMLEVACERAQAVVLDQVFFHLDADKFQQFVAILDAPQSANPGLKRLMKIKAPWK; this is encoded by the coding sequence ATGCGAGACGCCGCTATTAATCTGCGTGCATTGCCTGAACAGCGCGATCTAATAGACCATGCCGCAAGCCTACTCGGCAAGAACCGCTCTGACTTCATGCTTGAAGTTGCGTGCGAGCGAGCGCAAGCGGTTGTGCTGGATCAGGTCTTTTTCCATCTGGACGCTGACAAGTTCCAGCAGTTCGTGGCAATTTTAGATGCGCCGCAAAGTGCCAATCCGGGCCTTAAGCGCTTGATGAAAATTAAGGCCCCCTGGAAGTGA
- a CDS encoding type II toxin-antitoxin system VapC family toxin — protein sequence MISTGQPIGEMDMMIAAHALSAGAILVTNNSRRYDRIEAPLILKNWV from the coding sequence TTGATCAGCACCGGGCAACCTATTGGCGAGATGGACATGATGATTGCCGCGCACGCGCTTTCAGCGGGTGCGATATTGGTCACCAACAACAGTCGCCGTTACGATCGGATCGAAGCGCCGCTCATCCTGAAAAACTGGGTATAG
- a CDS encoding alpha-ketoglutarate-dependent dioxygenase AlkB family protein codes for MLDLFDDVPKPDIDWYPNCLTPAVVADSLRQLMDEVAWRQDWINTPRGRIPLPRLTAWQGDPDVVYVYSGIVNVPARWTPTVLALRRIVERVAATRFNSVLLNRYRHGKDGMGWHADDEASLGQQPIIGSLSLGAARTFELRHNATGVVHRLRLTSGSLLVMRGRTQAEWKHRVPKAAGLAAERLNLTFRWVESTQRTAAGRA; via the coding sequence ATGCTGGATCTTTTTGATGACGTTCCGAAACCGGACATAGATTGGTATCCGAATTGCCTCACACCTGCCGTGGTGGCGGACTCGCTGCGCCAGCTTATGGACGAGGTCGCGTGGCGACAGGACTGGATCAACACGCCGCGCGGCCGCATTCCGCTGCCGCGGTTGACCGCTTGGCAGGGCGATCCCGACGTCGTCTATGTATATTCCGGCATTGTGAACGTGCCGGCGCGATGGACGCCCACGGTGCTGGCGCTGCGTCGAATCGTGGAGCGCGTGGCCGCCACGCGGTTCAATAGCGTATTACTCAATCGCTACCGTCACGGCAAGGATGGCATGGGTTGGCACGCCGATGACGAAGCGTCGTTGGGCCAGCAGCCTATCATTGGCTCACTCAGTCTCGGGGCGGCGCGCACCTTCGAGTTGCGCCATAATGCGACCGGGGTCGTGCATAGGCTCAGGCTCACCAGCGGCAGTTTGCTCGTGATGCGAGGCCGGACGCAGGCTGAATGGAAGCACCGCGTGCCGAAGGCTGCTGGACTGGCTGCTGAACGGCTCAACTTGACCTTCCGTTGGGTCGAGTCCACACAGCGCACAGCGGCCGGGCGTGCGTGA
- a CDS encoding superinfection immunity protein, which translates to MRITIIQLVQALAVLLLYFAPSIVADRRKRPDTLMLALFNVCLGWTVLGWLLALQWALGPVAHTVDVGKLTVRRRTSTMRMLSNSLTQRARRTDVRDAQREADVKAARARARRGEF; encoded by the coding sequence ATGAGGATCACAATCATTCAACTGGTCCAGGCACTGGCGGTGTTGCTGTTGTATTTTGCCCCGTCGATCGTGGCTGACCGGCGCAAGCGGCCGGATACGTTGATGCTGGCTCTGTTCAATGTCTGCCTGGGGTGGACGGTTCTTGGATGGCTGCTTGCGCTGCAATGGGCGCTTGGGCCAGTCGCGCATACGGTCGATGTCGGCAAGTTGACGGTGCGGCGGCGCACGTCGACCATGCGCATGTTGTCGAACAGCTTGACGCAGCGCGCTCGGCGCACGGATGTGCGCGATGCGCAACGGGAAGCGGACGTCAAGGCGGCGCGGGCGCGGGCGCGCCGCGGTGAATTCTAA
- a CDS encoding ArnT family glycosyltransferase: protein MKSKPIRTPQQPARGTHPGAPTPDALSASNSWAAPPLALRRTALIVLAALLYLLPGILGHAPWKQDETYSFGMIQSFLHGKDWIVPINAGQPFMEKPPLYYWVAALVAGSLSRWLPLHDGARLTTVLCGAVTLLVLAAWSRLRARDKSHTGGAAARECRDPWQATLVTLSLFSGTLIMVKHVHDLFTDVALVTGTVCALYGLYRIALRMQAGHSATFTDVAWFGIGTGIAQMTKGLFIPGVLALTAAALPALTPACRSRRYVAAVVLAMGLSVPFFLVWPALLAHRSPELFIDWFWDNNVGRFLGFSVDRLGSDNDHAVVLRALLIGAFPSGPLALYALAHGGWRKITQPATGIALLFCVFGIGLLSLSATARVLYLLPFVAPLAVLGADGVAQLPAALRRGWSALSLVLFTAFGALAWFVWAVMMRPIAAHDAARWLQKWLPLDYVVPFQPPAVALAIALCIAWFAACQYARRLGPAQAPFVWCAGVTLAWGLVFTLLLPWLDRAKSYTPVFEQLAASLHADWHSGDCMASVGLGESEAPMLEYVTGIVHRPVPLDMAASSACRWLIVQDDTSKLDAGYDGWKRVWQGARQGDTHERLRVFVREDTRS from the coding sequence ATGAAGTCCAAGCCAATTCGCACGCCGCAGCAGCCGGCTCGCGGCACGCATCCAGGTGCGCCGACGCCGGATGCGCTGTCGGCCAGCAACTCATGGGCCGCGCCGCCCCTCGCGCTACGTCGCACTGCACTTATCGTACTCGCCGCCCTGCTATACCTGCTGCCCGGCATACTCGGCCACGCGCCGTGGAAGCAAGACGAGACCTATTCGTTCGGCATGATCCAATCGTTCCTGCACGGCAAGGACTGGATCGTCCCCATCAACGCTGGGCAGCCGTTCATGGAGAAGCCACCGCTGTACTACTGGGTCGCAGCGCTGGTAGCCGGGAGCCTGTCGCGATGGCTGCCGCTGCATGACGGCGCCCGGCTCACGACGGTGCTGTGCGGCGCCGTCACACTGCTGGTGTTAGCGGCGTGGAGCCGCCTGCGCGCGCGCGACAAGAGTCATACCGGCGGCGCAGCAGCGCGTGAGTGCCGCGATCCATGGCAAGCGACGCTCGTCACACTGTCGCTGTTCAGCGGCACCCTGATCATGGTCAAGCACGTACACGACCTGTTCACGGACGTCGCACTGGTAACCGGGACCGTCTGCGCACTGTACGGCTTATACCGGATCGCACTGCGCATGCAGGCTGGTCACAGCGCAACGTTCACCGACGTGGCATGGTTCGGCATCGGCACCGGCATCGCGCAGATGACCAAGGGATTGTTCATCCCCGGCGTGCTGGCGCTGACCGCGGCCGCATTACCGGCGCTCACGCCCGCGTGCCGCTCGCGCCGCTACGTCGCGGCGGTGGTGCTCGCGATGGGGCTAAGCGTACCGTTTTTTCTCGTCTGGCCGGCACTGCTCGCCCATCGCTCGCCTGAGCTGTTCATCGACTGGTTCTGGGACAACAACGTGGGCCGCTTTCTCGGTTTCTCAGTGGATCGGCTGGGCTCCGACAACGATCATGCGGTGGTACTGCGCGCGCTGCTGATCGGCGCGTTTCCGAGCGGTCCACTGGCCCTGTACGCACTCGCACACGGCGGCTGGCGCAAGATCACCCAGCCGGCGACCGGCATTGCGCTGCTTTTCTGCGTGTTCGGCATCGGACTGCTCAGCCTGTCAGCGACCGCACGGGTGCTGTACCTGTTGCCGTTCGTGGCTCCACTCGCCGTGCTCGGCGCGGATGGAGTGGCCCAATTGCCCGCCGCGCTGCGACGCGGATGGAGCGCGCTGAGCCTCGTGCTGTTTACCGCGTTCGGCGCGTTGGCCTGGTTCGTTTGGGCGGTGATGATGCGGCCGATCGCGGCGCACGACGCCGCCCGATGGTTACAAAAGTGGCTGCCGCTGGACTACGTGGTTCCGTTCCAGCCGCCAGCGGTGGCGCTGGCCATTGCGTTGTGCATCGCCTGGTTCGCCGCATGCCAATATGCACGACGGCTCGGACCCGCCCAAGCGCCATTTGTCTGGTGCGCCGGCGTGACGCTCGCCTGGGGGCTTGTCTTCACGTTGCTGCTGCCGTGGCTGGACCGCGCAAAGAGCTATACGCCAGTGTTCGAGCAACTGGCCGCGTCGCTCCATGCCGACTGGCACAGCGGCGATTGCATGGCCAGCGTTGGCCTCGGCGAATCGGAAGCGCCAATGCTCGAATACGTGACCGGTATCGTGCATCGGCCTGTGCCGCTCGACATGGCCGCGTCGAGCGCCTGCCGCTGGCTGATCGTGCAGGATGATACGTCGAAGCTGGACGCAGGTTACGACGGCTGGAAGCGCGTGTGGCAAGGTGCCCGCCAAGGCGATACGCACGAGCGCCTGCGCGTGTTCGTGCGCGAGGACACGCGATCGTAG
- a CDS encoding F-box protein, whose amino-acid sequence MDLDFNDAFNAVKFAVYATDGRHSVQAAAAPPRPARTGHVVCNAAFAPASRTTYDDLPPEVIQQIASYLSCDDIAQLSALNQRSYGILRERRLAWRNCRRAETIVDLASLQQLLDDTQDLQFEPSLRTDPVVALWYRLPWLPAAERPEAFKRLFRAADGIPRHGHVIQQLMIVSIAQYAPQQRVELFDFMQAIAEQHRNGHQNLWASLASTLSCLPLGPSQFAARYQALLGRLPSLDQTQQAELIAVLATQLSVLRDSSHGAALDVSMEYGILQDWTRRLPPSLQGAPVGALAAAVSGLPDAQRPFRYADMQQLALGLPSEQLMITLQQLLLGLTTLPAAQHADKLSMLESALLRTPPPVRIQAVHRLIETTPRLHDTLSRQIWQRALRLLDGSDTNGVDALEVLDAARRDGVINMLGKGQRQNAVRETIAFVQRNHLTKQAGAALLACFIP is encoded by the coding sequence ATGGATCTCGACTTCAACGACGCTTTTAATGCCGTCAAGTTCGCCGTTTATGCCACCGACGGCCGACACTCCGTGCAGGCCGCTGCCGCGCCCCCGCGGCCCGCGCGCACCGGTCACGTCGTTTGTAACGCTGCATTCGCGCCAGCAAGCCGAACCACGTATGATGATCTGCCGCCGGAGGTGATCCAGCAAATCGCGTCGTACCTGTCGTGCGACGATATCGCACAGCTTTCCGCGCTGAACCAACGCTCCTATGGGATCCTGCGCGAACGACGACTGGCATGGCGCAACTGCCGACGGGCCGAAACGATCGTGGACCTCGCGTCGCTGCAACAGTTGCTCGACGATACGCAGGACCTCCAGTTCGAGCCCAGCCTGCGCACCGACCCCGTCGTGGCGCTCTGGTACCGGCTGCCATGGCTGCCGGCCGCCGAACGACCGGAGGCCTTCAAACGCCTATTCCGCGCGGCAGACGGAATCCCCCGACATGGCCATGTCATCCAACAACTGATGATCGTATCGATTGCCCAATACGCACCGCAACAGCGCGTGGAATTATTCGACTTCATGCAGGCGATTGCCGAGCAACATCGGAACGGCCATCAGAACCTGTGGGCGTCGCTTGCCTCGACGCTGTCATGCCTGCCATTGGGGCCGTCGCAATTCGCGGCGCGGTATCAGGCGCTGTTGGGCCGCCTACCCTCGCTTGACCAGACGCAACAAGCCGAACTCATCGCCGTGTTGGCGACGCAACTATCTGTATTGCGCGACAGCAGCCACGGCGCGGCCCTCGACGTGTCGATGGAATACGGAATATTGCAGGACTGGACACGGCGCCTGCCGCCCTCGCTTCAAGGTGCGCCAGTCGGCGCATTAGCCGCGGCTGTGAGCGGACTGCCCGATGCACAACGCCCGTTTCGCTACGCAGACATGCAGCAGCTGGCGTTGGGGCTGCCATCCGAACAGCTGATGATCACGCTGCAACAACTGCTGCTGGGGCTGACCACCTTGCCCGCAGCGCAGCACGCCGACAAACTCTCGATGCTGGAGTCCGCACTGTTGCGCACGCCCCCTCCGGTGCGCATACAAGCAGTCCACCGGCTGATCGAAACCACGCCTCGGTTGCACGACACGCTGTCGCGGCAGATTTGGCAGCGTGCGCTGCGTTTGCTCGATGGCAGTGACACAAACGGCGTCGATGCGCTGGAAGTGCTGGATGCGGCCCGGCGCGATGGCGTGATTAACATGCTGGGCAAAGGACAACGGCAAAATGCCGTGAGAGAGACAATAGCCTTTGTCCAACGCAACCACCTCACCAAGCAAGCGGGTGCAGCACTGCTTGCCTGCTTCATACCGTGA
- a CDS encoding acetoin dehydrogenase E1 component beta-subunit codes for MVTIMKMELNKCLCRLIKPGRVSSSAMVIAVALSMNACGGGGGEPGVGDAMVAGQPDTRTVTVLHTSALSKQPASMSSENSASVLSEGPTSASSEKPASGLFGEAVTSYFQMQASDGTRDLAATVGMVPIEGASDDDRIVYVAYTQRDAEPSSRPVTFLFGDSVRQDPLRSTGYLLLATVGPIVGNLSGRECWDRYDNVSTLLDVSDLIFVHPTGSGLGDFWGSPHAGRTAMRFIDNYLDAHQRRGSPVYLVTHGARVAGHAMDLLKTRPHGFAGMAMLSPVLGPDGRAEHREPPAEISWELGAQWLLHLDADLGLDATRHLPTELDRLWQSPYDVAGDIRRCANDSFCAQSSEAPPWSAGALVDALSVADAPRLFIAYGSDVQEQAFSSELSRLNVHPTLANRIQVESYRGFQEGDSRRDLFYLDEVSRLLLRGGLQWLYASRDDASVGGLSHKEKPSRTIARSDALLQERDSGLELDMMGDTTRDSPADSVLVQQEDTWISMPRQLDRSWLDQLSNPFREGLSEDECLERACQLTFALLQEAENCLRTGPTWQPRRRQSADSVFAQDDGVLHLPRTSVSETTVSGYGDVRRRGSRLTPIRVEPELTEPRWPDLPTPPASPEK; via the coding sequence ATGGTGACCATCATGAAAATGGAATTAAATAAATGTCTTTGCCGGTTGATTAAGCCAGGTCGAGTATCCTCCAGCGCAATGGTGATCGCTGTTGCGCTGTCCATGAATGCGTGTGGCGGAGGGGGAGGCGAGCCCGGTGTCGGCGACGCGATGGTTGCCGGCCAGCCTGATACGCGGACTGTGACCGTCCTTCATACTTCGGCGCTGTCCAAGCAGCCGGCTTCGATGTCCTCCGAAAACTCGGCTTCGGTGCTGTCCGAAGGGCCGACTTCGGCGTCATCCGAAAAGCCTGCTTCAGGGCTGTTCGGGGAAGCTGTCACGAGTTATTTTCAAATGCAGGCCAGTGACGGAACACGGGATTTAGCGGCTACCGTCGGCATGGTGCCTATTGAGGGCGCATCCGACGACGACCGGATCGTCTACGTGGCCTATACCCAGCGCGATGCGGAACCCTCGTCCCGCCCAGTCACCTTCTTGTTCGGTGACAGCGTTCGACAGGATCCGCTGCGTTCTACCGGCTATCTGTTGCTGGCAACGGTCGGTCCTATCGTCGGGAACCTTTCGGGCCGAGAATGCTGGGATCGATATGACAACGTCTCTACGTTGCTCGACGTGTCCGATCTGATTTTCGTCCATCCTACCGGATCGGGATTGGGCGATTTCTGGGGCAGCCCTCATGCGGGGAGAACGGCAATGCGTTTCATTGATAACTATCTAGATGCGCATCAGAGGCGTGGCTCGCCAGTGTACCTTGTCACTCACGGTGCACGTGTGGCCGGTCATGCAATGGATTTATTGAAAACGAGGCCTCACGGGTTCGCCGGCATGGCGATGCTCTCGCCGGTCTTGGGGCCGGACGGGCGTGCCGAACATCGGGAGCCGCCTGCCGAGATATCGTGGGAGCTGGGCGCGCAATGGCTCCTACACCTGGATGCCGATCTTGGTCTTGACGCCACGCGCCATTTGCCTACCGAGCTCGATCGTCTGTGGCAGTCGCCGTACGATGTCGCTGGCGATATCCGACGTTGCGCCAATGATTCGTTCTGCGCCCAAAGCAGCGAGGCACCGCCATGGTCGGCAGGCGCGCTAGTCGATGCGTTGTCGGTAGCTGACGCGCCTCGGCTGTTTATCGCATATGGTTCAGACGTTCAGGAGCAGGCGTTTTCGTCTGAACTGAGCCGCCTGAATGTGCATCCCACGCTTGCCAATCGAATCCAGGTGGAAAGCTATCGCGGCTTTCAAGAGGGTGATTCACGGCGAGACTTGTTTTATCTGGACGAAGTATCGCGGTTACTCCTCCGAGGAGGCCTCCAGTGGCTTTATGCGTCGCGCGATGATGCATCCGTTGGCGGTTTGTCACACAAGGAGAAGCCAAGTCGAACGATCGCACGATCCGATGCATTGTTGCAAGAACGCGATAGCGGCCTGGAGCTGGACATGATGGGTGACACGACGCGCGACTCACCGGCGGACAGCGTGCTTGTGCAGCAGGAGGACACCTGGATATCGATGCCGCGCCAGTTGGACCGCAGTTGGCTCGACCAGCTAAGCAATCCGTTCCGGGAAGGTCTGTCAGAGGACGAGTGCCTCGAACGAGCGTGCCAGTTAACCTTTGCACTGTTGCAAGAAGCCGAAAATTGTTTGCGGACGGGCCCGACATGGCAGCCGAGAAGGCGCCAGTCGGCCGATAGTGTTTTCGCGCAGGACGATGGCGTGCTCCATCTGCCGCGGACCAGCGTATCGGAGACGACGGTGTCTGGTTATGGCGATGTGCGGAGACGGGGTTCAAGGCTGACGCCAATCCGAGTCGAGCCAGAATTGACAGAACCGCGTTGGCCTGACCTACCGACGCCGCCGGCCTCGCCCGAGAAATAA